In a genomic window of Salminus brasiliensis chromosome 12, fSalBra1.hap2, whole genome shotgun sequence:
- the zp3e gene encoding zona pellucida glycoprotein 3e, which translates to MGLMQVSLAALLLVAIGFSEAQRPKLLETPDLSRLPPPQPVQALRPGGARVPSLGPQGAIPWRPVPAQLGPQPPIQTDLQRDPQNVQFRQVLQGPVKKVTWRFPQVPLPTRQPPVPFELRHPTPVSSVAVACGENSLYVEVKKDLFGIGELISPLDLTLGGCAVTGEDAAARVLMFESELQACNSVLRMTEAELVYSFTLAYAPKMSSTGAPIVRTNGAVVGLECHYPRIHNVSSNALQPAWIPYASTRIAEELLVFSLRLMMDDWAFERPSNQYYLGDFINIEASVTQFNHMPLRVYVDSCVATAVPDVNAVPRYSFIDNYGCLLDAKITDSRSHYLPQTQADKLQFQLEAFRFQQETSGLVYITCFLKANAAASSPADAEHKACSFSGNSWIAAYGDNQVCGCCDTRCSLRKGRDLSIDEGLHLEQEVTLGPVVVKDSDWHSDSPEETTNKLQ; encoded by the exons ATGGGGCTTATGCAAGTTAGTCTTGCAGCGCTGCTGCTTGTTGCAATTGGGTTCTCAGAGGCACAAAGGCCAAAACTGTTGGAAACTCCAGATTTGTCAAGGTTGCCACCTCCACAGCCGGTGCAGGCTTTGAGGCCAGGTGGTGCAAGAGTGCCTTCTCTAGGTCCCCAGGGAGCAATACCTTGGAGACCAGTTCCAGCACAACTTGGACCACAGCCTCCTATCCAAACTGATCTACAGCGGGATCCTCAGAATGTTCAATTCCGGCAAGTTTTGCAAGGACCTGTGAAGAAGGTAACCTGGCGTTTTCCGCAAGTACCCCTGCCGACGAGGCAACCTCCGGTTCCTTTCGAGTTGCGGCATCCTACCCCTGTCAGTTCCGTAGCTGTGGCGTGTGGTGAAAATTCCCTTTATGTGGAAGTGAAGAAAGACCTGTTTGGAATTGGGGAGTTGATTAGTCCTTTGGACCTCACACTGGGGGGCTGTGCTGTCACAGGGGAAGATGCTGCTGCTCGGGTTCTTATGTTCGAGTCAGAACTGCAGGCCTGCAACAGTGTCTTGAGA ATGACCGAGGCTGAGCTCGTCTACTCTTTCACCCTTGCTTATGCACCAAAGATGTCCTCCACTGGTGCTCCTATTGTAAGAACTAATGGGGCTGTTGTTGGCCTTGAGTGTCACTACCCAAG GATCCACAACGTGAGCAGTAATGCCTTGCAGCCTGCTTGGATACCATATGCATCTACTCGAATTGCAGAGGAGCTTCTGGTGTTCTCCCTGAGACTCATGATGG ATGACTGGGCCTTTGAAAGGCCATCCAACCAGTACTACCTAGGTGACTTCATAAATATTGAGGCATCTGTAACGCAGTTCAACCACATGCCTCTTCGTGTGTACGTGGACAGTTGTGTAGCCACTGCAGTCCCAGATGTCAACGCAGTCCCCAGATATTCCTTCATTGACAACTATGG GTGCTTGCTTGATGCGAAGATTACAGATTCCAGGTCTCACTACTTGCCCCAAACGCAAGCAGACAAGCTGCAGTTTCAGCTGGAGGCCTTCAGGTTCCAGCAAGAGACCAGTGGCTTG GTCTACATCACCTGCTTCTTGAAGGCAAATGCCGCCGCTTCGTCGCCTGCTGATGCTGAGCACAAGGCTTGTTCCTTCTCCGGCAATAG TTGGATTGCAGCATACGGTGATAACCAGGTCTGTGGCTGTTGCGACACGAGGTGCTCCCTCAGGAAGGGACGGGATTTGTCGATAGATGAAG GCCTGCACCTGGAACAAGAAGTAACCCTTGGTCCAGTAGTGGTTAAGGACAGTGACTGGCACAGTGATTCACCTGaggaaacaacaaataaactgCAATGA